A single genomic interval of Acidovorax sp. 1608163 harbors:
- a CDS encoding TIGR00730 family Rossman fold protein encodes MEANTQLNERRLADAWADLHTHATNGNPLHSDAYRMAFADPEFLFRRETRGIRFQLEMLKPDLGQADQGIENTVVVFGSARFVDPEAAQKQLADAQTNGDTTLIARAKQAVRNAQHYDLARQFSRLVAQYSNGKPESERLYICTGGGPGIMEAANRGAHDEGALNVGLNIALPHEQSGNPYITPSLCFKFHYFALRKMHFMMRAKALVAFPGGFGTLDELFEVMTLVQTGKAKPVPIVLCGTAFWKKLINFEALVEEGTISAQDLKLFHYTDDPQEAWDYIKAFYQL; translated from the coding sequence ATGGAAGCCAACACCCAACTCAACGAACGCCGCCTGGCCGATGCCTGGGCTGATCTGCACACACACGCTACCAACGGCAACCCGCTGCACTCTGACGCATACCGCATGGCGTTTGCCGATCCTGAGTTCCTCTTCCGCCGCGAAACGCGCGGCATCCGCTTCCAGCTTGAAATGCTCAAGCCCGACCTGGGCCAGGCCGACCAGGGCATTGAAAACACCGTGGTGGTGTTTGGCAGCGCCCGCTTTGTCGACCCCGAAGCCGCGCAAAAACAACTGGCCGATGCCCAGACCAATGGCGACACCACGCTGATTGCCCGCGCCAAGCAGGCCGTGCGCAATGCCCAGCACTACGACCTGGCCCGCCAGTTCTCGCGCCTGGTCGCCCAATACAGCAATGGCAAGCCCGAGTCCGAGCGCCTGTACATCTGCACCGGCGGCGGCCCCGGCATCATGGAAGCCGCCAACCGCGGCGCGCACGACGAAGGCGCGCTGAACGTGGGCCTGAACATTGCCCTGCCCCACGAGCAAAGCGGCAACCCCTACATCACGCCCTCGCTGTGCTTCAAGTTCCACTACTTCGCGCTGCGCAAGATGCACTTCATGATGCGCGCCAAGGCCCTGGTGGCCTTCCCCGGCGGCTTTGGCACGCTGGACGAGCTGTTTGAAGTGATGACGCTAGTGCAAACCGGCAAGGCCAAGCCCGTGCCCATCGTGCTGTGCGGCACCGCGTTCTGGAAGAAACTCATCAACTTCGAGGCGCTGGTCGAAGAAGGCACCATCTCGGCGCAAGACCTCAAGCTCTTCCACTACACGGACGACCCGCAGGAAGCCTGGGACTACATCAAGGCGTTCTACCAGCTCTGA
- a CDS encoding TRAP transporter small permease, with protein MLRRCLDWIYLAAGAAGATCIALICVLMIAQSIMRELGLRTGAINDIVAWFCAAAAFLAMAHAFKHGDFVRVTLLLEKLSPRRCRQLEVVSLAIGSVAVGYLMWAACSYTYESWEFNDIAQGLLPMPLWIPQLSFAFGSVLLWVAVVDEFIIVLRGGVPTFVRAVEERHAKGDFSSDI; from the coding sequence ATGCTGCGCCGCTGTCTCGACTGGATCTACCTGGCCGCTGGCGCTGCTGGCGCGACGTGCATTGCCCTGATCTGCGTGCTCATGATCGCGCAGAGCATCATGCGCGAGCTGGGCCTGCGCACAGGGGCCATCAACGACATCGTGGCCTGGTTCTGCGCAGCGGCCGCGTTTCTGGCCATGGCCCATGCCTTCAAGCACGGCGACTTCGTGCGCGTGACGCTGCTGCTGGAAAAGCTCTCGCCGCGCCGATGCCGCCAGCTCGAGGTGGTGTCGCTGGCCATCGGCTCGGTGGCCGTGGGCTACCTCATGTGGGCGGCCTGCAGCTACACCTACGAGAGCTGGGAGTTCAACGACATTGCGCAGGGCCTGCTGCCCATGCCGCTGTGGATTCCGCAGCTGAGCTTTGCCTTCGGCTCGGTGCTGCTGTGGGTGGCCGTGGTCGATGAATTCATCATCGTGCTGCGCGGCGGCGTGCCCACCTTCGTGCGCGCGGTGGAGGAGCGCCATGCGAAGGGCGACTTTTCCTCTGACATATGA
- a CDS encoding hydantoinase B/oxoprolinase family protein yields the protein MSSSAPFMPLRWQFWIDRGGTFTDVVGRRPNPDGSFTLVTHKLLSENPEQYKDAAVAGIRHLLGLKPGEAVTPELVECVKMGTTVATNALLERKGEPTLLITTKGFKDALRIAYQNRPRLFDRRIVLPELLYERVIEAQERVGAQGEVIEPLDEDHLKERLWAAYDAGLRSAAIVFMHGYRYTAHEEAAARIARAAGFTQVSASHATSPMMKLVSRGDTTVVDAYLSPILRRYVDQVASEMPGVKLFFMQSSGGLTDAQVFQGKDAILSGPAGGIVGMARTAGLAGHDKVIGFDMGGTSTDVSHYAGEFEREFETQVAGVRMRAPMMSIHTVAAGGGSILGFDGARFRVGPESAGANPGPVSYRRGGPLAVTDANVMVGKIQPAHFPQVFGHGANEALDGDAVVQKFDALATQTGRKAEDVAHGFIQIAVQQMANAIKKISVARGYDVTRYTLQCFGGAGGQHACLVADALGMTRVFVHPLAGVLSAYGMGLADQNVIREQAVETKLVPEALAGIEATLEQLATTARTELERQQTGSGTAVVHRRVHVRYEGSDSALIVPLGSLAEITAAFEQAYRQRFAFLMQGKGLVVEAVSVEAVVPGDAPVEPRHTLQPAREVPRRSTVRMYTGGVDGMAAWHDAALVVREDLRPGDVIPGPAIIAEKNATTIVEPGWEAQLTDLDHLLLTRRVARAVQHAVGTTVDPVLLEVFNNLFMNIAEQMGLQLQNTAYSVNIKERLDFSCALFDTAGNLIANAPHMPVHLGSMGESIKTVIRENTGKMQPGDVYVLNDPYHGGTHLPDITVITPVYLADEAAPTFYVGSRGHHADVGGVTPGSMPPFSTRIEEEGVQINNVKLVERGVLREAEMIALLQSGEYPSRNPQQNMADLRAQIAANEKGQQELRRMVGEFGLDVVQAYMRHVQDNAEESVRRVITRLKDGAFTLPLDNGAQISVAVKVDAKSRSATIDFTGTSPQQTNNFNAPTAVCMAAVLYVFRTLVDDDIPLNAGCLKPLNVIIPPGSMLNPNPPASVVAGNVETSTCITNALYGALGLMAAGQCTMNNFTFGSTRYQYYETISGGSGAGGVWDTNGQLTGGFAGTSVVQCHMTNSRLTDPEVLEFRFPVRLEGYEIRKGSGGAGQYKGGDGGIRRVRFLEPMTASILSNGRHHGAFGMAGGQPGAVGINRVVRSDGRVELLDHIGQVQMQPGDVFEVHTPGGGGFGTPR from the coding sequence ATGTCGTCTTCTGCACCCTTCATGCCTTTGCGCTGGCAGTTCTGGATCGACCGTGGCGGCACCTTCACCGACGTGGTGGGCCGACGCCCCAACCCGGATGGATCGTTCACGCTGGTCACGCACAAGCTGCTGTCCGAGAACCCCGAGCAATACAAGGACGCCGCTGTGGCGGGCATCCGCCACCTGCTGGGTTTGAAGCCCGGCGAGGCGGTGACTCCCGAGCTGGTGGAGTGCGTGAAGATGGGCACCACGGTGGCCACCAACGCGCTGCTGGAGCGCAAGGGCGAGCCCACGCTGCTCATCACGACCAAGGGCTTCAAGGATGCGCTGCGCATCGCCTACCAGAACCGCCCGCGTTTGTTTGACCGGCGCATCGTGCTGCCCGAGCTGTTGTACGAGCGCGTGATCGAGGCGCAGGAGCGTGTGGGCGCGCAGGGCGAGGTGATCGAGCCGCTGGATGAAGACCACCTCAAGGAACGCCTGTGGGCCGCCTACGACGCGGGCCTGCGCAGCGCCGCCATCGTGTTCATGCACGGTTATCGCTACACCGCACACGAAGAGGCTGCGGCCCGCATTGCGCGCGCAGCGGGCTTTACGCAGGTGAGTGCATCGCACGCTACCAGTCCCATGATGAAGCTGGTGAGCCGGGGCGACACCACGGTGGTGGATGCCTACCTCTCGCCCATCCTGCGCCGCTATGTGGACCAGGTGGCGAGCGAGATGCCGGGCGTGAAGCTGTTCTTCATGCAATCGTCGGGCGGCCTCACGGATGCGCAGGTGTTCCAGGGCAAGGACGCGATACTCTCGGGCCCTGCAGGCGGCATTGTCGGCATGGCACGCACAGCCGGTTTGGCAGGCCACGACAAGGTCATCGGCTTTGACATGGGCGGCACCAGCACCGATGTGAGCCACTACGCGGGCGAGTTTGAGCGCGAGTTCGAGACCCAGGTGGCGGGCGTGCGCATGCGCGCGCCCATGATGAGCATCCACACCGTCGCGGCCGGTGGTGGCTCCATCCTCGGTTTTGACGGCGCGCGCTTCCGCGTGGGCCCCGAAAGCGCCGGTGCCAACCCCGGCCCTGTCAGCTACCGCCGGGGCGGCCCGCTGGCCGTGACCGATGCGAACGTGATGGTGGGCAAGATCCAGCCCGCGCATTTCCCCCAGGTGTTTGGCCACGGCGCCAACGAGGCGCTGGACGGCGATGCCGTGGTGCAGAAATTTGATGCCCTCGCCACGCAGACTGGGCGCAAGGCCGAAGATGTAGCCCACGGCTTCATTCAGATCGCTGTGCAGCAAATGGCCAATGCCATCAAGAAGATCAGCGTGGCACGCGGCTACGACGTGACGCGCTACACGCTGCAGTGCTTTGGCGGCGCGGGCGGTCAGCATGCCTGCCTGGTGGCCGATGCTTTGGGCATGACGCGCGTGTTCGTGCACCCGCTGGCGGGGGTGCTCAGCGCCTACGGCATGGGTCTGGCGGACCAGAACGTGATCCGCGAACAGGCCGTGGAAACCAAGCTCGTGCCCGAGGCGCTGGCAGGCATTGAAGCCACGCTGGAGCAACTGGCCACCACCGCCCGCACCGAGCTGGAGCGCCAGCAGACGGGCAGTGGCACGGCTGTGGTGCACCGGCGGGTGCATGTGCGGTATGAGGGCAGTGATTCGGCACTCATCGTGCCGCTGGGTTCCTTGGCCGAGATCACTGCAGCGTTTGAACAGGCGTACCGCCAGCGTTTCGCCTTTTTGATGCAAGGCAAGGGGCTGGTGGTGGAAGCCGTGTCGGTCGAGGCGGTGGTGCCCGGCGACGCACCGGTGGAGCCACGCCACACGCTGCAGCCCGCGCGCGAGGTGCCGCGCCGCAGCACCGTGCGCATGTACACCGGTGGCGTGGACGGCATGGCCGCATGGCACGACGCCGCCCTGGTGGTGCGCGAGGATTTGCGCCCTGGCGACGTGATCCCCGGCCCCGCCATCATCGCCGAGAAGAACGCCACAACAATAGTCGAGCCCGGCTGGGAGGCCCAACTGACCGACCTGGACCACCTGCTGCTAACGCGCCGCGTGGCGCGCGCCGTGCAGCATGCCGTGGGCACCACGGTGGACCCAGTGCTGCTGGAGGTGTTCAACAACCTGTTCATGAACATTGCCGAGCAGATGGGGCTGCAGCTGCAGAACACGGCGTACTCGGTGAACATCAAGGAGCGCCTGGACTTCAGCTGCGCTCTGTTCGACACCGCGGGCAACCTGATCGCCAACGCACCGCACATGCCCGTGCACCTGGGCTCGATGGGGGAGAGCATCAAGACCGTGATCCGCGAGAACACCGGCAAGATGCAGCCGGGTGATGTGTACGTGCTCAACGATCCGTACCACGGTGGAACGCACCTGCCAGACATCACGGTGATCACGCCGGTCTACCTTGCCGACGAGGCCGCGCCCACGTTCTATGTGGGCAGCCGAGGGCACCATGCGGATGTGGGGGGAGTTACGCCGGGATCCATGCCTCCGTTCTCCACGCGCATCGAGGAAGAGGGCGTGCAGATCAACAACGTGAAGCTGGTCGAGCGCGGCGTGCTGCGCGAGGCGGAGATGATTGCGCTGCTGCAAAGCGGCGAGTACCCGAGCCGCAACCCACAGCAGAACATGGCCGACCTGCGCGCGCAGATCGCAGCGAATGAGAAGGGCCAGCAGGAGCTGCGCCGCATGGTGGGCGAGTTTGGCCTCGACGTCGTTCAGGCCTACATGCGCCATGTGCAGGACAACGCCGAAGAGTCCGTGCGCCGCGTCATCACGCGCCTGAAGGACGGCGCGTTCACGCTGCCGCTGGACAATGGTGCGCAGATCAGCGTGGCGGTGAAGGTGGATGCCAAGAGCCGTAGCGCCACCATCGACTTCACCGGCACCAGCCCGCAGCAGACGAACAACTTCAACGCGCCCACGGCGGTGTGCATGGCCGCGGTGCTGTATGTGTTCCGCACGCTGGTGGATGACGACATTCCGCTCAATGCGGGGTGTCTCAAGCCGCTCAACGTGATCATTCCGCCGGGCAGCATGCTCAACCCCAACCCGCCAGCCTCGGTGGTGGCGGGCAATGTGGAGACTTCGACCTGCATCACCAATGCGCTGTATGGCGCCTTGGGCCTGATGGCGGCGGGGCAGTGCACCATGAACAACTTCACCTTTGGCAGCACGCGCTACCAGTACTACGAGACCATCTCGGGCGGCAGCGGCGCGGGCGGCGTGTGGGATACCAATGGGCAGCTCACTGGCGGTTTTGCAGGCACCAGCGTCGTGCAATGCCACATGACCAACTCGCGCCTGACGGACCCCGAGGTGCTGGAGTTCCGCTTCCCGGTGCGGCTGGAGGGCTACGAGATCCGCAAGGGATCTGGCGGTGCCGGGCAGTACAAGGGCGGCGATGGCGGCATTCGCCGGGTGCGCTTTCTGGAACCGATGACGGCCAGCATTCTGTCCAACGGCCGCCACCATGGCGCGTTTGGCATGGCGGGCGGCCAGCCGGGGGCGGTGGGCATCAACCGGGTGGTGCGCAGCGATGGCCGGGTGGAGCTGCTCGACCACATTGGCCAGGTGCAGATGCAGCCGGGCGATGTGTTTGAAGTCCACACGCCGGGTGGCGGCGGCTTTGGCACGCCTCGGTGA
- a CDS encoding TRAP transporter substrate-binding protein, giving the protein MKRRIFSVTATALACGIFASAAQAQTKWDLAAAYPVSNFHTENLMQFAKDVDAATAGKLKITVHANASLFKANEIKRAVQGGQAPAGEVLLGNFENENPLYGVDGIPFVATSYADSKRLYEAQKPYLDKLLGSQGMKLLYAVAWPPQGIYSKKELGSVADLRGIKWRAYSPATAKIAELIGAQPVTIQAAELSQALATGVVEATMTSGSTGYDSKIYESIKLFHDTQAWLPKNAVIVNKKAFDALDKPSQDALLKASTEAESRGWKLSEDKTEWYKKALIEKGMKIVTPAPKLMADMRQVGDIMLSDWLKKAGPDGEAIIAAYRKSAPAAAPAKK; this is encoded by the coding sequence ATGAAGCGTCGCATTTTTTCCGTCACTGCCACGGCCCTGGCCTGTGGCATTTTTGCTTCTGCTGCGCAGGCGCAAACCAAGTGGGATTTGGCGGCGGCCTACCCGGTCAGCAATTTCCATACGGAAAACCTGATGCAGTTCGCCAAGGACGTGGATGCGGCCACCGCAGGCAAGCTCAAGATCACAGTGCACGCCAATGCCTCGCTGTTCAAGGCCAACGAAATCAAACGCGCCGTGCAAGGTGGCCAAGCCCCGGCTGGCGAGGTGCTGCTGGGCAACTTCGAAAACGAAAACCCGCTGTACGGTGTAGACGGCATCCCGTTTGTAGCCACCTCGTATGCCGACTCCAAGCGCCTGTACGAAGCGCAAAAGCCCTACCTCGACAAGCTGCTGGGCAGCCAGGGCATGAAGCTGCTGTACGCCGTGGCGTGGCCTCCGCAAGGCATCTATTCCAAGAAGGAACTGGGCTCCGTGGCCGACCTGCGGGGCATCAAGTGGCGTGCCTACAGCCCCGCCACGGCCAAGATCGCCGAGCTCATCGGTGCGCAGCCCGTCACCATCCAGGCGGCCGAGTTGTCGCAGGCGCTGGCCACCGGCGTGGTCGAAGCCACCATGACCTCGGGCTCCACCGGCTACGACAGCAAGATCTACGAAAGTATCAAGCTCTTTCACGACACCCAAGCTTGGCTGCCCAAGAACGCGGTCATCGTGAACAAGAAGGCCTTTGACGCACTGGACAAGCCCAGCCAGGACGCACTGCTCAAGGCATCGACCGAGGCTGAATCGCGCGGCTGGAAGCTCAGCGAGGACAAGACCGAGTGGTACAAGAAAGCCCTGATCGAGAAGGGCATGAAGATCGTCACCCCCGCGCCCAAGCTCATGGCCGACATGCGCCAGGTGGGCGACATCATGCTGAGCGACTGGCTCAAGAAGGCAGGCCCTGACGGGGAAGCCATCATCGCGGCCTACCGCAAGAGTGCCCCCGCCGCCGCACCGGCCAAGAAGTGA
- the crcB gene encoding fluoride efflux transporter CrcB encodes MIAPLAICIGASLGALARWQLGLWLSPGGLIPWGTLAANLIGGYLIGVCVAVFQALPQLDPAWRLALVTGFLGGLTTFSSFSAEVVSMLQQQRYLMALGTTAVHLLGSLVLTALGIHNATLLIASRA; translated from the coding sequence ATGATTGCCCCCCTTGCCATCTGTATTGGAGCCAGCTTGGGCGCGCTTGCGCGTTGGCAACTGGGGCTGTGGCTGAGCCCCGGCGGGCTGATACCTTGGGGCACCCTGGCCGCCAACCTGATCGGGGGTTACCTGATTGGCGTGTGCGTGGCGGTATTCCAGGCCCTGCCCCAGCTGGACCCAGCCTGGCGCCTGGCCTTGGTCACCGGCTTTCTCGGCGGCCTCACCACGTTCTCCAGCTTCTCTGCCGAGGTGGTCAGCATGCTGCAGCAGCAGCGCTACCTGATGGCCTTGGGCACCACGGCAGTGCATCTGCTGGGCTCCCTGGTGCTGACCGCGCTGGGCATTCACAACGCTACTCTTTTGATAGCTTCTCGCGCTTGA
- the mnhG gene encoding monovalent cation/H(+) antiporter subunit G produces MNAHALPLWLEVLVAALVLLGAGLALLGSLGLLRLPTFFERVHTPSIIATMGCWCIVHGTVLYFSVDDGELALHAILIAVFVAITVPVTTIFLMRAALFRARQAGKNVPPSLSAPPGSPKKSA; encoded by the coding sequence ATGAACGCCCACGCCCTGCCACTGTGGCTGGAGGTGCTGGTGGCCGCGCTGGTGCTGCTGGGCGCGGGGCTGGCCTTGCTGGGCTCGCTGGGGCTGCTGCGGCTGCCCACGTTTTTTGAGCGCGTGCACACGCCCTCCATCATTGCCACCATGGGCTGCTGGTGCATCGTGCACGGCACGGTGCTGTACTTCTCGGTGGACGATGGCGAGCTGGCCCTGCACGCCATCCTGATCGCCGTGTTTGTGGCCATCACCGTGCCGGTGACCACCATCTTCCTGATGCGCGCGGCCCTGTTCAGGGCGCGCCAGGCTGGCAAGAACGTGCCCCCCAGCCTGAGCGCCCCGCCTGGCAGCCCCAAGAAAAGCGCTTGA
- a CDS encoding TRAP transporter substrate-binding protein has protein sequence MQRREMLGTVMGALGAVGVMGAGVGDARAATQWKLATGYKPETLHTQNIEQFARDVEKATAGDLKIAVHPNNSLVKLPEILGAVQSGKAEAGEMLMSAMVKDVPLAGADSVPFIVSSYKDAHRLWQYQSPLLEKHLIDEKGVVPLYAVPWPPQGLFTVKPVRTKADFQGLKMRTYNATTVRIAELLGAQSVDVAAPDIPKALASGQIDSMITSSLTGVESQIWTHTKYYYELNAWIPKNLVFVQKKALDALSPATRKAVLEAAKAAEERGWALSEAALRASVNELRSHGMTIDRISPELSKDINRFGEKFSREWVRTVGNDATRLFVPFYTQAP, from the coding sequence ATGCAACGACGTGAGATGCTGGGTACGGTGATGGGTGCCCTGGGGGCTGTGGGTGTGATGGGCGCGGGTGTGGGGGATGCGAGGGCTGCGACCCAGTGGAAGCTGGCCACGGGCTACAAGCCAGAGACGCTGCACACGCAGAACATTGAGCAGTTTGCGCGCGATGTGGAGAAAGCCACGGCAGGGGATTTGAAGATTGCGGTGCACCCCAACAACAGCCTGGTCAAGCTGCCAGAAATCCTGGGCGCCGTGCAGTCGGGCAAGGCCGAGGCGGGTGAGATGCTGATGTCGGCCATGGTCAAGGATGTGCCGTTGGCGGGGGCTGACTCGGTGCCTTTCATCGTGTCCTCCTACAAAGACGCCCATCGCCTGTGGCAGTACCAATCGCCCTTGCTTGAAAAGCACCTGATCGATGAAAAGGGCGTGGTGCCGCTGTATGCCGTGCCTTGGCCTCCACAGGGCCTTTTTACCGTGAAACCCGTGCGCACCAAGGCAGATTTTCAGGGCCTGAAAATGCGCACCTACAACGCCACCACGGTGCGCATTGCCGAGCTGTTGGGGGCGCAGTCTGTGGACGTGGCCGCGCCCGACATCCCCAAGGCGCTGGCCTCTGGGCAGATTGACTCCATGATCACCTCGTCGCTCACGGGCGTGGAAAGCCAGATCTGGACGCACACCAAGTACTACTACGAGCTCAACGCCTGGATTCCGAAGAACCTGGTATTTGTGCAGAAGAAGGCGTTGGACGCCCTGTCGCCCGCCACGCGCAAGGCCGTGCTGGAGGCCGCAAAGGCCGCCGAAGAGCGCGGCTGGGCCTTGAGCGAGGCGGCACTGCGGGCGTCGGTGAACGAGCTGCGCAGCCACGGTATGACGATTGACCGCATCTCGCCCGAGCTGAGCAAAGACATCAACCGCTTTGGTGAAAAATTTTCGCGCGAGTGGGTGCGCACCGTGGGCAACGACGCCACGCGTTTGTTTGTTCCCTTCTACACACAGGCACCTTGA
- the bluB gene encoding 5,6-dimethylbenzimidazole synthase: MSATEPTTPTVPAQPYTEAERRAVYRAIDERRDMRHFAGGAVAPEVLQRLLRAAHHAPSVGFMQPWRFIRITRPVLRQQLHGVVEAERLLTADALGVRREEFMRLKVQGVLDAAELLVVALADGREAHIFGRRTLPRMDLASAACAIQNLWLAARAEGLGMGWVSIFDPAAVAALVGMPAGAEPIALLCLGPVHGFYEEPMLQQERWAQRAPLASVVFDDAWGVASSVVSPE, from the coding sequence GTGCGGTGTACCGCGCCATTGACGAGCGGCGCGACATGCGCCACTTTGCGGGCGGTGCGGTGGCACCCGAGGTGCTGCAACGGCTGCTGCGGGCGGCACACCACGCGCCCAGCGTGGGCTTCATGCAGCCGTGGCGCTTCATCCGCATCACACGCCCTGTGCTGCGCCAGCAATTGCACGGGGTGGTAGAGGCCGAACGCCTGCTCACCGCCGATGCGCTGGGTGTGCGGCGCGAGGAGTTCATGCGGCTCAAAGTACAAGGGGTGCTCGACGCTGCCGAGCTGTTGGTAGTGGCTTTGGCCGATGGGCGCGAGGCCCACATCTTTGGCCGTCGCACGCTGCCGCGCATGGACTTGGCGTCTGCTGCCTGCGCCATCCAGAACCTGTGGCTCGCCGCCCGCGCCGAAGGCCTGGGCATGGGCTGGGTGTCCATCTTCGACCCGGCTGCCGTGGCCGCGCTGGTGGGCATGCCAGCAGGGGCCGAGCCCATTGCACTGCTGTGCCTGGGGCCGGTGCACGGCTTTTACGAAGAGCCCATGCTGCAGCAAGAGCGCTGGGCCCAGCGTGCACCGCTGGCCAGCGTGGTGTTTGACGACGCGTGGGGCGTTGCGTCGTCCGTGGTTTCGCCAGAATAG
- a CDS encoding K+/H+ antiporter subunit F, which produces MNPVLQWALPVALIMLVLAMGCALARVLKGPSAQDRVLALDCMALNGMLLMLVLGLHYSSKNYFEAALLLAVLSFVGAMAMAKFLLRGEVIE; this is translated from the coding sequence ATGAACCCCGTGCTGCAATGGGCCCTGCCAGTGGCCCTCATCATGCTGGTGCTGGCCATGGGCTGCGCACTGGCCCGCGTGCTCAAAGGCCCCTCGGCGCAAGACCGGGTGCTGGCGCTCGATTGCATGGCGCTGAACGGCATGCTGCTGATGCTGGTGCTGGGCTTGCACTACAGCAGCAAAAACTACTTTGAGGCCGCCCTGCTGCTGGCGGTGCTGAGCTTTGTGGGCGCCATGGCCATGGCCAAGTTTCTGCTGCGCGGCGAGGTGATCGAATGA
- a CDS encoding TRAP transporter large permease, translating to MDILMVGGVLLLLMMVLLSGGVWIAMTLAICGWVGQAFFTSTQPAKNLFSAFWESNASWELAALPLFIWMGEILFRTKLSEEMFEGLRPWLNRIPGRLMHTTILGCGIFGSVSGSSAATCATISKVALPELMKRGYDEKLALGSLATAGTLGILIPPSITMVVYAVAADASIIRIFLAGFLPGILLMLLFSGYIGWWSLRNPDKVPAADPPTTLREKIRLSGNLIPVGVLIVFIVAVLVTGYATATECAAYGVVGSLGLALWSRSLTWQNFKEGLMGTTRTSCMIMFILAGAAFLTKTMAFTGIPRELAEWVNAMHLSPFALISVLVLVYLVLGTALDGISMIVLTSAVVLPMIQQAGFDLIWFGIFIVLLVEIAEVTPPVGFNLFVLQNMTGKDSNTIARAAIPFFLCLVVCIGLITLFPQIVTILPDLVMGKEQ from the coding sequence ATGGATATCTTGATGGTGGGTGGCGTCCTGCTGCTGCTCATGATGGTGCTGCTGTCCGGCGGTGTGTGGATCGCCATGACCTTGGCGATCTGCGGCTGGGTGGGGCAGGCGTTCTTCACGTCCACACAACCGGCCAAGAACCTGTTTTCCGCCTTTTGGGAAAGCAATGCGAGCTGGGAGCTGGCCGCCCTGCCCCTGTTCATCTGGATGGGCGAGATCCTGTTTCGCACCAAGCTGTCCGAGGAAATGTTTGAGGGCCTGCGCCCCTGGCTCAACCGCATTCCCGGCCGGTTGATGCACACCACCATCCTGGGCTGCGGCATCTTTGGCTCAGTCTCAGGCTCGTCGGCCGCCACCTGCGCCACCATCAGCAAGGTCGCACTGCCCGAGCTGATGAAGCGTGGCTATGACGAGAAGCTGGCCCTGGGCTCGCTGGCCACGGCGGGCACGCTGGGCATTTTGATTCCGCCCTCCATCACCATGGTGGTGTATGCCGTGGCGGCCGATGCATCCATCATCCGCATCTTCCTGGCGGGCTTCCTGCCGGGCATCCTCTTGATGCTGCTGTTCTCTGGCTACATCGGCTGGTGGAGCCTGCGCAACCCCGACAAGGTGCCCGCAGCCGACCCACCCACCACGCTGCGCGAAAAAATCCGCCTGTCGGGCAACCTGATTCCCGTGGGTGTGCTCATCGTCTTCATCGTGGCCGTGCTCGTCACGGGCTACGCCACCGCCACCGAATGCGCGGCCTACGGCGTGGTGGGTTCGCTGGGCCTTGCGCTGTGGAGCCGCTCGCTCACCTGGCAGAACTTCAAGGAAGGCCTGATGGGCACCACGCGCACCAGTTGCATGATCATGTTCATCCTGGCGGGTGCCGCCTTCCTCACCAAGACCATGGCCTTCACTGGTATCCCGCGCGAGCTGGCCGAATGGGTCAACGCCATGCACCTGTCGCCGTTCGCGCTGATCAGCGTGCTGGTGCTGGTGTACCTGGTGCTGGGCACGGCGCTGGACGGCATCAGCATGATCGTGCTCACCAGCGCCGTGGTGCTGCCCATGATCCAGCAGGCCGGGTTCGACCTGATCTGGTTCGGCATCTTCATCGTGCTGCTGGTCGAGATCGCCGAGGTCACTCCGCCTGTGGGCTTCAACCTCTTCGTGCTGCAGAACATGACGGGCAAGGACAGCAACACGATCGCGCGCGCTGCCATCCCGTTCTTCCTGTGCCTGGTGGTGTGCATTGGCCTGATCACCTTGTTCCCGCAGATCGTGACCATCCTGCCCGATTTGGTGATGGGCAAGGAACAATAA
- a CDS encoding winged helix DNA-binding protein: MPAKPVAVAKAKTQQAPKTQRRAESGPIVSSAHLVSARSAEMSEFEFGLIVSGNAFHRWVVHCMAAAGLKDLTPLDVLVLHHVTHRARDKRLADICFIMNVEDTHLVNYALKKLQGLGVVASHKSGKEVTYAATDLGRSHVQRYRDIRESCLIDALKADDALNKDIGELARLLRVLSGMYDQAARSAASL, from the coding sequence ATGCCAGCCAAGCCAGTCGCCGTTGCAAAAGCCAAGACGCAGCAAGCCCCCAAGACCCAGCGCAGGGCAGAGTCTGGCCCCATTGTTTCGTCGGCCCATCTGGTGTCGGCCCGCAGTGCCGAGATGAGCGAGTTTGAGTTTGGGCTGATCGTCTCGGGCAATGCCTTTCACCGCTGGGTGGTGCATTGCATGGCGGCCGCTGGCCTCAAGGACCTGACGCCGCTGGATGTGTTGGTGCTGCACCACGTCACGCACCGCGCGCGCGACAAGCGTCTGGCAGACATCTGTTTCATCATGAATGTGGAAGACACGCACTTGGTGAATTACGCCCTCAAAAAGCTGCAAGGCCTGGGCGTGGTGGCCTCGCACAAAAGCGGCAAAGAAGTGACCTATGCTGCCACCGACCTGGGGCGATCGCATGTGCAGCGCTACCGCGATATCCGCGAGTCGTGCCTGATCGATGCGCTCAAGGCCGACGACGCACTGAACAAAGACATTGGGGAGCTGGCCCGATTGCTGCGTGTGCTCTCGGGCATGTACGACCAGGCCGCACGCTCGGCCGCGTCTTTGTGA